From Pagrus major chromosome 9, Pma_NU_1.0, the proteins below share one genomic window:
- the phgdh gene encoding D-3-phosphoglycerate dehydrogenase produces the protein MAPVSIKTVLISESVDPRCKTILEENGIRVTEKQNMKKDELIGEIKNYDGLVVRSATKVTADVINAADNLKIIGRAGTGVDNVDVDAATKKGIIVMNTPSGNTISAAELTCALLMSLSRNVPQAAMSMKQGNWDRKKFMGAELYGKVLGIVGLGRIGKEVASRMQSFGMRTIGYDPITPPEVAASWGVEPMSLEQLWPQCDYITVHTPLMPSTVGLLNDETFAKCKKGVKVVNCARGGIIDEAALLRALESGQCGGAGLDVFVEEPPKFRPLIDHPNVISCPHLGASTKEAQARCGEDIALQIVDMVKGNKLVGAVNAQVLASTFSQESHQLIKLGEAVGSVLQSCTTSKRPINHVQITTQGDCMKSSAAYMTSSVLVGLLNHDSGCCPNLINVLSLAKESGIKVNQTHCASDGAASGVCKVEIEASGCRYKASGSFQGGVPVLLELSDSVFRQPVSLTGNLLFFKASANPQLLSSVAGLLTTEGVEIESFSAPADRSGDLWYCVGLSSPLRDLSALKPLVKEAAQLTI, from the exons ATGGCCCCTGTCTCCATCAAGACTGTGTTAATCAGTGAAAGTGTGGACCCTCGGTGTAAGACGATTCTGGAGGAAAATGGCATCCGAGTGACGGAGAAGCAGAACATGAAGAAGGATGAATTAATCGGGGAGATAAAG AACTACGATGGCCTTGTGGTTCGATCTGCAACGAAGGTAACGGCTGACGTCATCAATGCTGCTGACAATCTCAAAATCATCGGGAGAGCTGGGACTGGTGTGGACAATGTGGACGTTGATGCTGCCACCAAAAAGGGTATTATTGTCATGAA CACACCAAGCGGTAACACGATCAGTGCTGCTGAGCTGACTTGTGCCCTGCTGATGAGCCTCTCAAG AAATGTGCCTCAAGCTGCAATGTCGATGAAGCAAGGCAACTGGGATCGCAAGAAG TTCATGGGTGCAGAGCTGTATGGAAAGGTACTCGGAATAGTTGGACTTGGAAGAATAGGAAAGGAAGTCGCCTCCAGAATGCAGTCGTTTGGCATGAGG ACTATCGGCTACGATCCGATCACTCCACCTGAGGTGGCGGCCAGCTGGGGGGTGGAGCCGATGTCTCTGGAGCAGCTTTGGCCCCAGTGTGACTATATCACTGTCCACACTCCTCTAATGCCCTCTACTGTCG GTCTGCTTAATGATGAAACATTTGCAAAATGCAAGAAAGGAGTAAAGGTTGTGAACTGCGCACGAGGGGGAATCATCGACGAGGCTGCTCTCCTCAGAGCTCTGGAGTCCGGACAGTGTGGAGGAGCAGGGCTCGACGTCTTTGTTGAG GAGCCTCCTAAGTTCCGACCATTGATCGACCATCCTAACGTGATCAGCTGTCCTCACCTGGGAGCCAGCACAAAGGAGGCTCAGGCTCGTTGTGGGGAGGACATTGCTCTGCAGATTGTCGACATGGTGAAGGGCAACAAGCTGGTCGGAGCA GTAAACGCACAGGTTTTGGCGAGCACATTCTCTCAGGAGTCTCACCAACTGATCAAACTCGGAGAAGCGGTCGGTTCTGTGTTGCAGTCATGCACTACTTCTAAGAGACCAATCAACCATGTTCAAATCACTACTCAAG GGGATTGCATGAAGTCCTCCGCTGCTTACATGACCTCATCAGTACTGGTCGGACTGCTGAATCATGATTCCGGCTGTTGCCCGAACCTGATCAATGTGCTGAGCCTAGCCAAGGAGTCTGGAATCAAG GTTAACCAGACCCACTGTGCATCTGATGGGGCAGCCAGCGGAGTGTGTAAGGTGGAGATCGAGGCCAGTGGCTGCCGCTACAAAGCCAGTGGTTCATTTCAGGGTGGCGTTCCTGTCCTGCTGGAGCTGAGTGacagtgtgttcagacagcCGGTGTCTCTCACTGGAAACCTGCTGTTCTTCAAGGCCTCCGCAAACCCTCAGCTCCTGTCTTCAGTGGCTG GACTGCTGACCACAGAGGGAGTGGAGATTGAGTCTTTCAGTGCTCCCGCAGACCGCTCTGGAGACCTGTGGTACTGTGTGGGGTTGTCCTCTCCCCTGCGTGACCTCAGTGCCTTGAAGCCTTTGGTTAAGGAGGCAGCACAGCTCACCATTTAA
- the cfap210 gene encoding cilia- and flagella- associated protein 210 — protein sequence MIQPPDLRQITVLTKAEWLRIQDELNNVNKDEESMREAAKQREALHLQSQEMVKLWPNTIAGQRQKKLEAKKIRDELEEEKRKAIDREEAKYQEQKRKEAIEKAKTQLFYQTDRVRGLHSGLLLTEVQKEREIQIELKQRMKSASKDVDKDFCKIVKTREDEALRQGEEKALQKKLERQAVVEDLKQQIKENEKVREQLKVEDKNDGEEAQRLQELYQWEQRVKKERQAKEKRNLMQAHQEHLSNRDLVRATDAQKQEAEEEQRKCFLAAKQKMMKLRKDREKELLREAQEHRERIMNKLTVTQQQQTVNEDQRIAKAVAERDAKQAQQQWEEEEKKAAMLKSITAHREMMRQEKEQRDKEGKQNNQDSLQAKREADRIFSEKQQLKTQQIKDDLRKLQDFNAKQTAEQSARNQQLRREEDEFEEKNAELMVEEEKQFQQYSQQVISAAAEAQRNVFPLCRAVREGICGGFGLVSSGVRPVYLVQDRTGAQMPKYVSGTTQDIKKRHEAVDIQEAKKRIGFTW from the exons ATGATCCAGCCACCGGACCTCCGACAAATCACTGTTTTAACCAAGGCTGAATGGCTGAGGATTCAAGATGAACTGAACAACGTTAATAAAGACGAGGAGAGTATGAGAGAGGCGGCGAAACAGAGAGAGGCCCTGCACCTGCAATCTCAGGAGATGGTGAAACTGTGGCCCAATACCATCGCT GGTCAAAGGCAAAAAAAGCTTGAGGCAAAGAAGATTCGGGACGAGcttgaggaggagaaaaggaaagcGATTGATAGAGAAGAAGCCAAATATCAGGAGCAGAAGCGGAAAGAGGCCATTGAAAAAGCCAAGACTCAGTTGTTTTATCAAACTGACCGTGTTAGAGGATTACAT AGTGGGCTCCTGCTGACAGAGGTgcagaaggagagggagattcAGATTGAGCTGAAGCAAAGAATGAAGAGTGCATCTAAAGATGTGGATAAAGACTTCTGTAAAATTGTGAAAACCAGGGAGGATGAAGCCTTGAGACAGGGGGAGGAGAAAGCGCTTCAGAAAAAGCTTGAAAGACAGGCTGTTGTTGAAGACCTGAAGCAACA GATCAAGGAAAACGAGAAGGTGAGAGAGCAACTGAAGGTAGAGGACAAAAACGACGGAGAGGAAGCCCAGCGTCTGCAAGAGCTCTATCAGTGGGAGCAACGggtgaagaaagaaagacaagcGAAGGAGAAGAGAAACCTTATGCAAGCTCACCAG GAACATCTGAGCAACAGGGACCTTGTGAGGGCGACAGACGCACAAAAAcaggaggctgaggaggagcaaaggaaatgttttctggctgcaaaacagaaaatgatgaagttacggaaagacagagaaaaagaattGCTCAG AGAGGCCCAGGAGCACAGGGAGAGGATCATGAACAAACTGAcagtcacacagcagcagcagaccgtCAATGAGGACCAGAGGATCGCAAAGGCTGTCGCTGAGCGGGACGCAAAACAGGCACAACagcagtgggaggaggaggagaagaaggccGCGATGTTGAAGTCCATCACTGCACACAGAGAAATGATG AGACAAGAAAAGGAGCAGAGGGACAAAGAAGGGAAACAGAACAACCAAGACTCACTTCAGGCTAAGAGAGAGGCTGACAGGATATTTTCTGAGAAACAGCAACTGAAGACTCAGCAGATCAAAGACGATTTGAGAAAACTACAAGACTTCAACGCCAAACAAACG GCTGAGCAAAGTGCCAGGAACCAGCAGctgagaagagaggaagatgagttTGAAGAAAAGAACGCAGAACTAATGGTTGAAGAGGAGAAGCAGTTTCAACAGTATTCACAGCAAGTcatcagtgcagcagcagaggctcaGCGAAATGTGTTTCCACTCTGCAGAGCTGTGAGGGAAGGGATCTGTGGAGGATTTGGTCTCGTTTCTAGCGGAGTCAGGCCCGTCTACCTTGTTCAGGACCGAACCGGTGCTCAGATGCCCAAATATGTCTCTGGCACTACGCAGGACATTAAAAAGCGTCATGAGGCTGTAGATATTCAAGAAGCAAAGAAGCGAATTGGATTTACATGGTGA
- the ppig gene encoding peptidyl-prolyl cis-trans isomerase G yields the protein MGIKVQRARCFLDIGISNVLVGRVVVELFSDICPKTCENFRCLCTGEKGIGKGTQKPLHYKGCLFHRIVKDFMIQGGDFSEGNGRGGESIYGGFFEDESFAIKHNKEYLLSMANRGKDTNGSQFFITTKPSPHLDGVHVVFGHVISGQEVVQTMENQKTDPNSRPYADVKVMNCGELVPKSKAKKDEKKKERASSSSSSSSSDSESSSESSSDSEESEKESKKKKKKAKKLKKKKKKKEKKRSEAESAEEKEQEEVVTSTVRPEEIPPIPENRFLMRRSPQAVQKSNEEAEKDPRNKEERPRESTGTTYNSQSSYHRRLVMTRSGRKIKGRGPRWYRTPSRSRSRSRDRFRRSETPPRWRQEMHRQRMRAVTGERWIKGDKGDMNDDKGEAAKGPRRERRTSENPAEGKKEKKTRSRRSKSKEEDTGEKDEKHSKHKAKKRDTSQSRSKSRDKRRRSKSREKDHKHKSDDRRGRSKSKDRDAKKKEKESESDHSKDRNKGQESDKKHREDAKGRNGERTRTKSRSKERTSTKDGHRSGSRNRDRSRPAASKDKEERREKERERGRERSRSQDRRHNSERENKKRGTSRDKDRRTRSPDRNKPRDSHRSRRSRSKSNKRDHSKDRSSHRKDRDRDTANQRRRRSSSSESDRDKKRKSQKSPDSRRSRGNSTSKSKDRRSLSKPRPDSTKGRDRNDSKRNKSSSSSSSDSD from the exons ATGGGGATCAAGGTTCAGCGCGCTCGCTGCTTCCTTGACATCGGAATCAGTAATGTGCTTG TCGGCAGAGTTGTGGTGGAGCTCTTCTCAGACATCTGTCCCAAAACTTGTGAAAACTTCAGATGTCTCTGCACAG GTGAGAAAGGCATCGGCAAAGGAACTCAGAAACCCCTGCACTACAAAGGGTGTCTCTTCCATCGGATTGTGAAAGACTTCATGATTCAAGGAGGAGACTTCAGTGAAG GTAACGGAAGAGGAGGCGAATCCATCTATGGAGGCTTTTTTGAAG ATGAAAGCTTTGCAATTAAACACAACAAGGAGTACCTGCTGTCTATGGCCAATCGGGGCAAAGATACAAATGGATCACAGTTTTTCAT AACAACAAAGCCCTCGCCACACCTGGATGG tgtCCATGTGGTTTTTGGTCATGTGATTTCTGGCCAAGAGGTTGTTCAAACTATGGAGAACCAGAAAACGGACCCTAACAGCAGGCCATATGCTGATGTGAAAGTGATGAACTGTGGAGAGCTTGTCCCAAAATCTAAAG caaaaaaagatgaaaaaaagaaagagcgaGCATcttccagctccagcagcagctccagcgaCTCTGAGAGCTCATCAGAATCCTCCTCTGATTCTGAAGAATCGGAGAAGgaatcaaagaagaagaaaaagaaggcaaaaaagctgaaaaagaaaaagaagaagaaggaaaagaaaag GTCAGAGGCTGAAAGTGCTGAAGAAAAAGAGCAAGAGGAGGTGGTTACATCTACAGTACGTCCTGAAGAAATCCCACCCATCCCAGAGAATCGATTCCTCATGAGGAGGAGCCCCCAGGCGGTCCAGAAGTCAAATGAGGAGGCTGAAAAGGATCCGCGAAATAAAGAGGAAAGGCCAAGAGAGAG tACTGGCACAACATATAATTCTCAGTCATCATATCACAGAAGACTGGTGATGACACGATCTGGGAGGAAGATAAAAGGCAGGGGTCCAAGG TGGTACCGGACTCCGTCACGCTCTCGTTCAAGATCGAGAGATCGCTTTCGGCGTAGTGAAACTCCTCCACGCTGGCGTCAGGAGATGCACCGTCAGAGGATGAGGGCAGTCACTGGAGAGCGCTGGATTAAGGGTGACAA AGGTGACATGAATGACGACAAGGGTGAGGCTGCTAAAGGTCCGAGAAGAGAGAGGCGCACCTCTGAAAACCCAGCAGagggtaaaaaagaaaagaaaactcggTCACGTAGATCCAAAAGCAAAGAAGAGGACACTGGCGAGAAGGATGAGAAGCATAGTAAACACAAGGCAAAGAAAAGGGATACATCTCAAAGCCGCAGTAAAAgcagagacaagaggaggaggtcaAAAAGCCGAGAGAAGGATCACAAGCATAAAAGTGATGACAGAAGAGGTCGCTCAAAGAGCAAAGATCGAGAtgctaaaaagaaagaaaaggagtcTGAATCTGATCATAGTAAAGATAGAAATAAAGGTCAAGAGTCTGATAAAAAGCATAGGGAAGACGCCAAAGGAAGAAATGGTGAGAGAACTAGGACAAAGTCACGAAGCAAGGAAAGAACAAGCACAAAAGATGGGCACAGATCTGGTAGCAGGAACAGGGATAGGAGTAGACCTGCAGCgtcaaaagacaaagaagaaagacgagaaaaagagagagaaaggggcaGAGAGCGCAGCAGGAGTCAGGACAGACGACACAACAGTGAAAGAGAGAATAAGAAGCGAGGAACATCGAGGGATAAGGACCGCCGAACAAGAAGTCCAGACAGAAACAAGCCGAGAGACTCGCACAGAAGCAGGCGCTCCAGAAGCAAGAGCAACAAGAGAGACCACAGCAAAGATCGGTCATCTCATAGgaaggacagagacagagacactgccAACCAAAGGAGAAGACGCAGCAGCAGCTCGGAGAGCGATAGagacaagaagaggaagagtCAGAAGAGCCCAGATTCCAGACGGAGCAGAGGGAATAGTACCTCCAAGTCCAAAGACAGACGGAGTCTGTCTAAACCAAGACCAGATAGTACGaaaggcagagacagaaacGACAGCAAGAGGAATAAATCGAGCTCTAGTTCCAGCTCTGACAGTGACTGA
- the fastkd1 gene encoding FAST kinase domain-containing protein 1, mitochondrial, with amino-acid sequence MFRLRCVTSSLRRLLHGGTVNRDQVLDQLRVCSAEDQLFDVVGKNKAKLTVNHVSCAVGMLWQFQKEKPQLLRTVNLIKSHPQFLTLRVLAENKIALMDDFVLVDMLYSFLRLNVDPHDTLIQHLISEAWLRLDGFSMASLSKFTNCLSDQQLHHSPLMGHITNIVDQKLSSVDDARILTTLMLGVSSLASPRLRDALINRTDHLLDTMDASNYNTPRRVVQFLRNIRLSHRPLLEKCNKILLCNIPMLDAENIGIIMGLYQSLQFNNCDFRLAVKQRLTELLDSSNDPFSFTRLFVCLAPMASQEIRERLQNTALLLADELNAHQALAVVEALEDIQSRNLSLLNKIASVIQRHLQAYRPVEVARITQALLLLQYQNPELFTKLRTILLNFLQRSVFPYEVTMLTRVLSMLPCSRIEECVISRVDAVVTQCSLSDLSTISFAVAKWVRNDPSYRHNTPSRYVRLLQTMNRCGHERLQTADRLDLLLDELKFISGEWFEEMLVEDTMGTLQRMIDQINWTNVPDLTLLLTRISHLCPPLMDHIASVVIKDIDKIHHSAIYAILLPFAVLNYDPVQADELYDICIERVIPHISSLDPHLLVFLAYCLALADCFPEEVVREIFTLDFLGKLDAQLEIVPDVLNMRTRLRLMDLNRAVCLQCPEFQVPWFHERYCQQLQKKGSGSGSPAQQQIHKMLGEVLDGMNRVRVAVVTPYFYTIDFECILDRNLRPLPYSEPRALQISDRGKVHWGRNSVENIREELPPGAQRVAVDFLDAKTFCKNSHRMKGEALMRKRHLEILGYRLVQIPHFEWNSMELSTQDAWKEYLRKKIFKERSS; translated from the exons ATGTTTCGGCTCCGGTGTGTCACCTCCTCTCTCCGGAGGCTCCTACATGGGGGCACAGTGAACCGAGACCAGGTCCTGGACCAGCTGAGGGTCTGCTCAGCTGAAGACCAGCTGTTTGACGTGGTGGGCAAGAACAAGGCCAAGCTCACAGTGAACCATGTCAGCTGTGCCGTGGGGATGCTGTGGCAGTTTCAGAAAGAGAAGCCACAACTACTCCGGACTGTCAATCTCATCAAGAGCCACCCGCAGTTCTTGACTCTGCGGGTTTTGGCGGAGAACAAAATTGCTCTTATGGATGATTTTGTGTTGGTCGACATGCTTTACAGTTTCCTCAG GTTGAATGTGGATCCACATGACACTCTTATTCAGCACCTGATTTCAGAAGCATGGCTCAGATTAGACGG ATTTTCAATGGCCTCCCTGTCCAAGTTTACCAACTGTCTAAGTGATCAGCAACTTCATCACAGTCCTCTAATGGGCCACATCACCAATATCGTGGATCAGAAGCTGTCGTCTGTTGATGATGCCAG GATCCTGACTACACTGATGCTCGGTGTGTCGTCCCTGGCGTCTCCCCGGCTCCGGGATGCCCTCATTAACAGGACAGACCATCTCCTGGACACCATGGATGCCTCAAATTATAACACCCCGCGGAGAGTGGTGCAGTTCCTGCGCAACATAAGGCTAAGTCACCGTCCTCTTCTGGAGAAGTGCAACAAGATCCTGCTGTGCAACATTCCCATGCTGGATGCAGAAAATATCGGCATCATCATGGGGCTGTATCAGTCCCTGCAGTTCAACAACTGTGACTTCAGGCTTGCTGTTAAACAAAGACTCACAGAACTGCTTGATTCAAGCAACGATCCTTTCTCCTTCACTAgactgtttgtctgtctggctCCGATGGCCAGTCAGGAGATCAGAGAAAG GTTGCAGAACACTGCCCTCCTGTTGGCGGATGAGCTCAATGCACACCAGGCTCTGGCTGTAGTTGAAGCTCTCGAGGACATTCAGAGCAGGAACCTGAGCTTACTGAACAA AATTGCATCAGTAATCCAAAGACACCTTCAGGCTTACAGGCCAGTGGAGGTGGCCAGAATCACCCAAGCCCTTCTTCTGTTGCAATACCAGAACCCCGAACTCTTCACTAAACTAAGAACTATTCTGCTCAA CTTTTTGCAGCGCAGCGTCTTTCCCTACGAAGTGACCATGTTGACTCGTGTTCTGTCTATGCTGCCCTGCTCGCGGATTGAGGAGTGCGTGATCTCGCGGGTAGATGCAGTGGTGACCCAGTGCAGTCTTAGTGACCTCAGCACCATTTCTTTTGCCGTCGCCAAGTGGGTGCGTAATGATCCCTCCTACCGCCACAACACTCCCAGTAGGTACGTCCGTCTGCTGCAGACCATGAACCGCTGTGGACACGAGAGGCTGCAGACAGCCGACCGGCTGGACTTGTTGCTGGATGAGCTCAAGTTCATTTCGGGAGAGTGGTTTGAGGAAATGCTGGTTGAAGACACAATGGGGACACTGCAGAGGATGATTGACCAAATAAACTGGACAAATGTGCCTGACTTGACCCTCCTCTTAACCAGGATAAGTCACCTCTGCCCTCCCCTGATGGACCACATTGCCAGTGTGGTCATTAAAGACATTGATAAG ATTCACCACTCTGCAATATATGCCATCCTGCTGCCCTTCGCAGTCCTGAATTATGATCCTGTACaagcagacgagctgtatgatATTTGTATCGAGCGCGTCATTCCTCATATCA gCTCCCTTGACCCACAtctgctggttttcttggcGTACTGCTTGGCTTTGGCTGACTGTTTCCCCGAGGAAGTTGTCAGAGAAATCTTCACTTTAGACTTCCTGGGAAAGCTGGATGCCCAACTAGAAA TCGTTCCTGATGTCCTTAACATGCGCACCAGACTGCGCCTCATGGACCTCAATCGGGCCGTGTGTCTCCAGTGTCCTGAGTTCCAGGTGCCGTGGTTTCATGAGCGCTACTGCCAGCAGTTGCAAAAGAAAG gGAGTGGTTCAGGCAGTCCTGCGCAGCAGCAAATCCACAAAATGCTGGGTGAAGTTCTCGATGGCATGAACCGTGTTCGAGTTGCAGTTGTCACCCCATATTTTTACACCATAG ACTTTGAATGCATTCTGGACAGAAACCTGCGGCCGTTGCCTTACAGTGAGCCGAGAGCACTGCAGATCTCAGACAGAGGAAAGGTTCACTGGGGGAGGAACTCCGTGGAGAACATCAGGGAGGAGCTGCCACCTGGAGCTCAGCG AGTTGCTGTGGACTTCCTTGATGCAAAGACCTTCTGCAAGAACTCTCACCGCATGAAAGGTGAAGCTCTGATGAGAAAAAGACACCTTGAAATTCTGGGATACCGCCTGGTTCAG atcCCTCACTTTGAATGGAACTCTATGGAGCTCTCGACACAGGACGCCTGGAAGGAATATCTGaggaagaaaatatttaaagagCGTTCTTCTTGA
- the klhl41a gene encoding kelch-like protein 41a, producing MDPQGLREDLRLFQTTLLQDGLKELLNENKLIDCVLKVGDRSIPCHRLILAACSPFFREMFFSPDDKEVDKKEVVLENLDPGIMEVIVNYMYSAEIDINDDNVQDILTVANRFQIPSVFTVCVNFLQKKLSKKNCLAIYRLGLMLNCARLAMAARDYIADRFESVAMDEDFLELAPPELIAVIGADALNVEKEELVFETLMRWIRKDKEKRVKSLEEAFEYIRFRLLPEKYFKEKVEKDDLIKANPELLKKVKDIKEAFAGKLPKSEKGDEEGEEGKLPGYLNNNRRYGMYAKDVILMINDTAAVAYDAQENECFLAAMAEQVPRNHVSVISKKNNLYVVGGLFVDEENKENPLQCYLYQLDSLAADWTALPPMPSPRCLFAMGEFENLIFAVAGKDLQSDESHDTVLCYDTEKMKWTETKKLPLKIHGHCVVSENGLVYCIGGKTDDNKATNKMFAYNHKKSEWKEVASMKTARSMFAAVIHNGKIVVAGGVTEDGLTGSCEAYDFGTNKWSPFPDFPQERSSVNLVSCGGSLYAVGGFAIVENENKECAPSEIIDIWQYEEDKKQWTGMIREMRYAAGASVVSMRLNAAKMPKL from the exons ATGGATCCCCAAGGCTTGAGGGAAGATCTCCGTCTGTTTCAAACCACTTTGCTGCAGGATGGACTCAAAGAGCTCCTGAATGAGAACAAGTTGATCGACTGTGTCCTAAAAGTTGGAGACAGGAGCATCCCCTGCCATCGGCTCATTCTGGCAGCTTGTAGTCCATTTTTCCGAGAGATGTTCTTCTCACCGGACGACAAAGAAGTGGACAAAAAGGAGGTAGTTCTGGAGAACCTGGATCCTGGTATCATGGAGGTGATTGTAAACTACATGTACTCAGCAGAGATTGACATCAACGATGACAATGTGCAGGATATTCTGACCGTCGCCAACCGCTTCCAGATCCCCTCAGTGTTCACAGTTTGTGTGAATTTTCTCCAGAAGAAGCTGTCAAAGAAAAACTGTCTTGCCATCTACAGGCTGGGACTGATGCTGAACTGTGCCAGACTGGCAATGGCAGCACGAGATTACATAGCAGATCGGTTCGAGAGCGTAGCCATGGATGAGGACTTCCTTGAGCTTGCTCCACCTGAACTTATTGCTGTGATTGGAGCAGATGCACTCAATGTAGAGAAAGAGGAGTTGGTGTTTGAGACCCTCATGAGGTGGATcaggaaagacaaagagaagcgTGTGAAATCTTTAGAAGAGGCCTTCGAGTACATTCGTTTCCGTTTACTCCCGGAGAAGTACTTCAAGGAAAAGGTGGAGAAGGACGACCTCATTAAGGCTAACCCTGAACTTCTCAAAAAAGTCAAAGACATAAAGGAAGCATTTGCAGGGAAGCTTCCTAAAAGTGAAAAAGGAGacgaggaaggagaggagggaaagctGCCTGGCTATCTGAACAATAACCGCAGATACGGCATGTACGCCAAAGACGTGATCCTTATGATCAATGACACTGCTGCTGTGGCCTATGACGCCCAGGAGAACGAATGTTTTCTTGCTGCCATGGCAGAACAGGTCCCCCGAAACCACGTCAGTGTGATATCGAAGAAGAACAATCTGTATGTTGTGGGGGGGCTGTTTGTAGATgaagagaacaaagaaaacCCATTGCAGTGTTACCTCTACCAG ttggACAGTCTGGCTGCTGACTGGACTGCTCTGCCACCCATGCCCTCCCCCAGGTGTTTGTTTGCGATGGGGGAGTTTGAAAATCTCATCTTTGCTGTGGCAGGAAAAGATTTACAGTCCGATGAGTCTCATGACACTGTACTGTGCTATGACACTGA aaaaatgaaGTGGACTGAAACTAAGAAGTTGCCTTTGAAAATCCACGGCCACTGTGTGGTCTCTGAGAACGGGCTGGTGTACTGTATCGGAGGCAAAACAGATGACAA TAAAGCAACCAATAAGATGTTTGCATACAACCACAAGAAGTCAGAGTGGAAGGAGGTGGCCTCAATGAAGACAGCCAGGTCGATGTTTGCTGCAGTTATCCACAACGGGAAGATTGTTGTCGCTGGAGGAGTTACAGAAGACGGCCTCACAGGTTCATGTGAAGCCTACGACTTTGGAACCAACAA GTGGTCACCCTTCCCAGATTTTCCCCAGGAGAGGAGCTCAGTGAACCTGGTCAGCTGTGGAGGCTCGTTGTACGCTGTAGGTGGCTTCGCCATTGTGGAGAACGAGAACAAAGAGTGTGCACCCAGTGAAATCATCGACATTTGGCA GTATGAAGAAGACAAGAAACAGTGGACTGGCATGATTAGAGAGATGCGTTATGCAGCCGGAGCCTCTGTTGTGTCGATGCGTCTGAATGCCGCCAAAATGCCCAAACTGTAA